A single Vibrio sp. YMD68 DNA region contains:
- the terL gene encoding phage terminase large subunit: MKGYKKLSQREYEKELEAQYQAHLQLIETECKSFKVNKAESKKRVLQCNDVETGFRFFCMTYFPHIMTKDPSAFHEWCFQHLPAVVYTPGGQKQGLAAPRGEAKSTYVTVLFNLYCTLLELKWYTIIIMETNEQSAEKLAQIKAELIANPRLGADFPHSTGQGPTWAMNEIITANNRKIVAGGIKMKRGRNHGHHRPDLLLLDDLENDENVKSKEFRDKLENWLKKTAFKYGPPDGSMDIFYAGTVLHYDSVLNRFMKKPTWKKRAVIFKAIIEWPKRMDLWEAWEEILLNDDDGEDKAWMFYCQRKKEMDEGAIVSWPAMRSLYQLMLERSEDHEAFESEFQNTPGNAEDQPFKEIRFWVHPDPQWVFYGACDPALGKNKKACPAAVLVGGINLNAKRPTLNVIEADIARMTPTVTMHKIIEFQKEYHCMVFGVESIGFQDFMRTELIGLGQEMRVPVPARAVMPTGPMSDKDLRIMSLEPHVRNGLILLHRNLTTLTEQMRYYPESTYKDGPDCLHMLWTLAMSGARGIPRVLSGGRSRLTIDNRMPR; this comes from the coding sequence ATGAAGGGATACAAAAAGCTTAGTCAGCGTGAGTATGAAAAGGAGCTAGAAGCTCAGTACCAAGCTCATCTGCAGCTGATTGAAACCGAGTGTAAAAGTTTTAAGGTCAACAAGGCTGAGAGCAAAAAACGCGTTCTGCAATGCAACGATGTGGAGACGGGATTCCGTTTCTTCTGTATGACCTATTTTCCTCACATCATGACTAAAGACCCCTCAGCTTTTCATGAGTGGTGTTTTCAGCACCTTCCCGCTGTGGTTTATACCCCTGGAGGACAAAAGCAGGGTCTTGCAGCGCCGAGGGGGGAAGCAAAGTCGACATACGTGACAGTGCTGTTTAATCTCTATTGCACCCTCCTTGAACTCAAGTGGTATACCATCATTATCATGGAGACCAATGAGCAGTCTGCTGAAAAACTGGCTCAGATTAAAGCTGAGCTCATCGCTAACCCGAGACTGGGTGCTGACTTTCCTCATTCCACTGGCCAAGGTCCGACATGGGCAATGAATGAGATCATCACCGCCAACAACCGCAAGATTGTCGCCGGTGGTATTAAGATGAAACGTGGCCGTAATCATGGCCATCACAGACCTGATTTACTTCTTCTTGATGATCTAGAAAATGATGAAAACGTTAAGTCTAAAGAGTTTCGAGACAAGCTGGAGAATTGGCTGAAGAAAACGGCATTCAAGTATGGTCCACCCGATGGCTCTATGGACATTTTCTATGCGGGAACCGTTCTGCACTATGATAGCGTGCTCAATCGTTTCATGAAAAAGCCGACTTGGAAGAAAAGAGCTGTGATTTTCAAAGCGATCATTGAATGGCCTAAACGCATGGATCTATGGGAAGCCTGGGAGGAAATCCTACTCAATGATGACGATGGTGAAGACAAAGCTTGGATGTTCTATTGCCAACGTAAAAAGGAAATGGATGAAGGTGCGATTGTTTCTTGGCCAGCGATGCGCTCACTTTACCAACTTATGCTTGAACGCAGTGAAGATCACGAAGCCTTTGAGTCGGAATTTCAAAACACGCCAGGTAACGCTGAAGACCAGCCGTTTAAAGAGATTCGATTTTGGGTTCATCCCGATCCGCAGTGGGTCTTTTATGGAGCATGTGACCCAGCACTTGGAAAAAACAAAAAAGCCTGCCCCGCGGCAGTATTAGTAGGTGGTATTAACCTTAACGCTAAGCGTCCTACGCTTAATGTCATTGAAGCTGATATAGCGCGAATGACACCCACGGTCACCATGCACAAAATCATCGAATTTCAAAAAGAGTACCACTGCATGGTTTTTGGTGTGGAATCGATAGGATTTCAGGACTTTATGCGCACTGAACTGATTGGACTCGGTCAAGAGATGCGTGTGCCTGTCCCAGCGCGTGCGGTTATGCCAACAGGACCAATGTCCGATAAAGACTTACGCATCATGAGCTTAGAGCCTCATGTCCGAAATGGACTTATCTTGCTGCATCGCAATTTAACCACATTGACTGAACAAATGCGTTATTACCCAGAATCGACATACAAAGATGGGCCCGATTGCCTGCACATGTTATGGACATTAGCAATGAGCGGAGCCAGAGGTATTCCCAGAGTGTTAAGCGGTGGTCGCTCAAGATTAACGATTGATAACAGGATGCCGAGATGA
- a CDS encoding DUF1804 family protein, whose product MAYRQEVKDALRAKYIGGLSLPAAATYYSVTYPTAQRWKRDAKQSGDDWDKLRTAQQMGSTAENSIAQSTLSQFLRIFQETLDDIERSTKFSAEDKVKLLSSLSDTYAKVSKAAGRVDPSSWELSLVLDVMHKYGEFAQSHYPEFYAEFLNIHHHFGKEIGNHYGNK is encoded by the coding sequence ATGGCTTACCGTCAAGAAGTCAAAGACGCACTTCGAGCCAAGTATATCGGCGGGCTATCGTTGCCCGCCGCTGCCACTTACTACTCTGTGACTTATCCAACAGCACAGCGTTGGAAGCGTGATGCCAAGCAGTCTGGTGATGATTGGGATAAGCTGCGCACTGCCCAGCAAATGGGCTCCACCGCTGAAAACAGCATTGCTCAATCGACGTTATCTCAGTTTCTACGCATCTTTCAGGAAACGTTAGACGACATCGAGCGCAGTACGAAGTTTAGTGCTGAAGATAAGGTCAAGTTGCTTTCTTCCCTATCGGATACTTATGCAAAAGTCTCTAAAGCTGCTGGGCGCGTTGACCCGTCGTCGTGGGAGCTGTCTTTAGTTTTAGATGTGATGCACAAATACGGTGAGTTTGCCCAAAGCCATTATCCTGAGTTCTATGCCGAGTTTCTCAATATCCATCACCACTTTGGTAAAGAAATAGGCAATCACTATGGCAACAAATAA
- a CDS encoding regulatory protein GemA, with protein sequence MNRKTAYVQLGIASKFFSDDDEYRAFLSRYGAKKKGERVSASTMSLAQLMQACHECKRLGFIKFVSKGKKRQSHSGQAKKCYALWCELHQQGAVDNKRWQAMEAWAVKHLGLISERTSLDEATSYEWNLCIEGLKQWLRRL encoded by the coding sequence ATGAACCGCAAAACTGCATACGTTCAACTGGGTATTGCCAGCAAGTTTTTTTCCGATGATGACGAGTATCGAGCTTTTCTCTCTCGTTATGGGGCGAAAAAAAAAGGCGAGCGAGTCTCTGCAAGCACAATGAGCCTCGCTCAGTTGATGCAGGCTTGTCATGAGTGCAAGCGCCTGGGTTTTATTAAGTTCGTGTCGAAAGGTAAAAAGCGTCAGAGTCACTCTGGTCAGGCCAAAAAGTGTTACGCCTTATGGTGCGAGCTTCATCAGCAAGGTGCCGTGGACAACAAACGCTGGCAAGCCATGGAAGCGTGGGCCGTAAAACATTTAGGGCTCATATCAGAACGAACCTCACTCGATGAGGCAACGTCTTACGAGTGGAACCTATGTATAGAGGGGTTAAAACAATGGCTGAGACGACTTTGA
- a CDS encoding DUF2786 domain-containing protein: MDKKKKIEKIKKLLKLSESSNQHEAALALGRAQALMKELGLTSESPQLSDVQEESIFSAIKSKTPASYIVGLISTIASAFGCHPHISRHLTLGRINVVFTGHNERPELAAYTYDVLERQLMKARKAFLSTLNKRNKQSTKTARADVFCNAWVYAVHDKVTAFALTEDESRQIEIYRQEQHPDLVTTKGREVSNKHLRGGQDAAAMAGYLSGKDAHLHQGMHGQEQTKLEHNGG; the protein is encoded by the coding sequence ATGGATAAGAAAAAAAAGATCGAGAAAATCAAAAAGCTACTCAAACTGTCCGAGTCATCGAATCAGCATGAGGCCGCGCTCGCATTGGGGCGTGCTCAAGCCTTGATGAAAGAGCTAGGGTTGACAAGCGAAAGCCCACAGCTAAGTGATGTGCAAGAGGAAAGCATATTTAGCGCCATTAAGTCCAAAACGCCAGCAAGTTATATCGTTGGGCTGATATCAACGATTGCCAGTGCGTTTGGTTGTCATCCTCATATAAGCCGCCATTTAACTCTTGGACGGATCAATGTGGTGTTTACTGGCCATAATGAACGCCCAGAACTCGCGGCTTATACCTATGATGTGCTCGAACGCCAGCTCATGAAAGCGCGAAAAGCGTTTTTATCCACACTGAACAAGCGCAACAAGCAAAGTACTAAAACCGCCAGAGCCGATGTGTTTTGTAACGCTTGGGTTTATGCCGTACATGACAAAGTCACCGCATTTGCCTTGACCGAAGATGAAAGCCGCCAGATTGAAATCTATCGTCAAGAGCAACACCCAGATTTAGTCACAACGAAAGGAAGAGAAGTATCCAATAAACACCTTCGAGGGGGACAGGATGCAGCAGCAATGGCGGGGTATCTATCAGGTAAGGATGCGCACCTTCATCAAGGGATGCATGGTCAAGAGCAAACCAAATTAGAACACAACGGAGGCTAA
- a CDS encoding SEC-C metal-binding domain-containing protein, which yields MMDCSTGRLIELIGNPKEITELKAKFEKQNRRPLLKLTEEQATELAPLEPYKRKGRMRNKPCPCGSGNKFKDCCWAKYL from the coding sequence ATGATGGATTGCAGCACAGGTCGACTCATTGAACTAATTGGTAACCCTAAAGAAATCACTGAACTTAAAGCCAAGTTTGAAAAACAAAACCGACGTCCACTATTAAAGCTCACAGAAGAGCAAGCCACTGAGTTAGCGCCACTTGAGCCATACAAGCGCAAAGGACGAATGCGAAACAAACCGTGTCCATGTGGCAGTGGCAATAAGTTTAAAGATTGTTGCTGGGCCAAATACCTTTAA
- a CDS encoding DUF3164 family protein → MSKETETKKLKRPEAPEGFVYNADGDLIAMKNIPASELRKDAFVKGLVAQVKEHSNKLKVFKQDIIKAFETFREEMLEQYDTKLHSRGSGENVTAFSFDGKYKITYKTDKLKSLGPEHDAARQLARDYYDSQKNDLPHDVLLAVQDFFVKDASVAQTIKFIGMGFQDPLLLKAQEAAKDALLVIGSKCYFNFYERDEEGAYQQVHLNFSKL, encoded by the coding sequence ATGAGTAAAGAAACCGAAACAAAAAAATTAAAACGTCCAGAAGCACCTGAAGGGTTTGTGTACAACGCCGACGGTGACCTGATTGCAATGAAAAACATCCCTGCATCAGAGCTTCGCAAAGATGCTTTTGTGAAAGGTTTAGTGGCACAGGTAAAAGAACACAGCAACAAGCTAAAGGTGTTTAAACAAGACATTATCAAAGCATTTGAAACGTTCAGAGAAGAGATGCTGGAGCAGTACGATACGAAACTTCACTCTCGCGGCTCTGGTGAGAATGTCACGGCATTCAGCTTTGATGGTAAGTATAAAATCACGTACAAGACCGATAAGTTAAAGTCATTAGGCCCAGAGCACGATGCAGCCAGACAACTGGCTCGTGACTATTACGACTCACAGAAAAACGACCTGCCTCATGATGTGCTGTTAGCGGTCCAAGACTTCTTTGTTAAAGATGCCTCGGTCGCTCAGACCATCAAATTCATAGGCATGGGTTTTCAAGACCCCCTTCTGCTTAAAGCGCAGGAGGCAGCCAAGGATGCGCTGCTTGTTATTGGCAGTAAGTGTTACTTCAACTTTTACGAACGTGACGAAGAAGGCGCTTATCAGCAGGTACACCTCAATTTTTCGAAGCTGTAG
- a CDS encoding AAA family ATPase, producing the protein MNLESNPIDINWPTHYNSDDVAMCETILRWIESREQSQSWLAKRARMSASLVNQVLKGKYGNERGSSPTTHIVKMHQTITHFEETEERVPVVQTSVFKLAQLCCNAVRTDRTMGAFTGIVGTGKTFALKHYVSTHPNTYMLRGRRGLNAPALIKRLISLTGTHIDKGAQLDDKFDALIDALAETDSLLIVDEAENITDMALHYIRTLHDETGVGVVLAGTEDLLGKVMPESSIFHQIGSRITFKPATIRGITRNDADQVALASFKGELDSEVLDAMWTYSAGSIRQLTKAIIPHVKRFAHGKGQELNAELIHKIAKQVLNLAPASGVRRSVQEVR; encoded by the coding sequence ATGAACCTAGAATCAAACCCAATCGATATTAACTGGCCAACGCACTACAACAGTGACGATGTGGCTATGTGTGAAACTATTTTACGCTGGATTGAGAGTCGTGAGCAGAGCCAGAGCTGGCTAGCCAAGCGTGCGCGAATGAGTGCTTCTTTGGTGAACCAGGTACTCAAAGGCAAATACGGTAATGAGCGCGGCTCTTCACCGACCACTCACATCGTAAAGATGCACCAAACTATCACCCACTTTGAAGAAACCGAAGAACGTGTACCTGTCGTCCAAACCTCCGTGTTTAAGCTAGCCCAGCTCTGCTGCAACGCTGTTCGTACTGACCGCACTATGGGCGCGTTTACAGGCATTGTTGGTACAGGAAAAACTTTCGCGCTCAAGCATTATGTCTCTACCCACCCGAACACCTACATGTTGCGTGGTCGCCGTGGACTCAATGCGCCCGCACTTATCAAGCGCCTTATCTCGTTAACAGGTACACACATCGACAAAGGTGCACAGCTTGATGACAAGTTTGATGCGCTCATCGATGCGCTGGCAGAGACCGATTCACTGTTGATAGTGGATGAAGCAGAAAACATCACGGATATGGCACTGCACTACATCCGCACCTTACATGATGAAACTGGTGTGGGCGTGGTTCTGGCAGGGACTGAAGACCTACTCGGGAAGGTGATGCCAGAGTCGTCCATTTTCCACCAAATCGGCTCTCGTATCACATTCAAGCCTGCAACCATTCGCGGCATCACTCGCAACGATGCCGACCAGGTCGCCTTGGCCAGTTTCAAAGGGGAGTTAGACAGTGAGGTTCTTGATGCAATGTGGACCTATAGCGCGGGCTCAATTCGTCAGTTAACCAAAGCCATTATCCCCCATGTGAAGCGATTTGCTCACGGTAAGGGGCAGGAGCTGAACGCTGAGCTTATTCACAAGATAGCCAAACAGGTACTCAACCTTGCCCCTGCCAGTGGCGTTCGCCGCAGTGTTCAGGAGGTGCGCTAA
- a CDS encoding Mu transposase C-terminal domain-containing protein, producing the protein MTVLIQTSNTEISVNSELHNIVPERKVVAQNRYALVSKIETKMKEGLTEALAYHFVRREIMSGALGESVRKAVKALGRDGSFPSSSTVANWVKAYREGGIAALAPKHTGRRKKAQGWELRAQQLYLQTSKPSMAAVARKLREDENFTCTDRQVRHYLNNLPSINQHPNRLGRKLYNGSHAHYKPRTTNGIEVGDIYMADGHTMDVYLAHPETGDLWRAELIIWMDVRSRFIVGWELTDFESAANTFNSLVRTLTNHDHVPAVIYIDNGCGYKNRLVCDATAGLYARMDLSVLFAIPGNAKAKGQIERWFRTMEEDFSKMEFPRFYCGADQADEVRTRLVMEVKRANKQGKPSPLPTIFEWREKFEHWLTKYHNRPHPELKHTTPAAMFDSLRRTPVNTDLCELMKRQEKRKVARGMVRLHNRVYRHEALLAHNGQEVIVAFDWWNDEQVTIRTSEQVLVCDAPLIERAAVVSTSFMQDAKDKQLVGQTRRLQVKLGEIEARNRQALTHDEQLHHINELTIEGDYTLIEDDSQVQGDDDDLFALWMDEQ; encoded by the coding sequence ATGACTGTATTAATTCAAACATCCAACACCGAGATAAGCGTAAACAGTGAGCTGCACAACATTGTGCCAGAGCGCAAGGTAGTCGCACAAAACCGTTACGCGCTGGTATCGAAAATTGAAACCAAAATGAAGGAAGGACTCACCGAGGCATTAGCGTATCACTTTGTGCGTCGTGAAATCATGAGCGGTGCGTTGGGGGAGTCGGTTCGTAAAGCGGTGAAAGCACTCGGCCGTGACGGCTCATTTCCTTCTAGCTCGACCGTGGCGAACTGGGTAAAGGCTTATCGTGAGGGGGGCATCGCTGCACTGGCACCAAAACACACCGGACGCCGTAAGAAGGCGCAAGGTTGGGAACTTCGCGCGCAGCAGCTTTATCTTCAAACCAGTAAGCCGTCGATGGCAGCGGTGGCTCGTAAGCTTCGTGAAGATGAAAATTTCACCTGCACTGACCGTCAAGTGCGTCATTACTTAAACAATTTGCCAAGCATTAACCAACACCCAAACCGCTTAGGTCGCAAGTTGTATAACGGCAGTCATGCCCACTATAAGCCCCGCACCACAAACGGCATTGAGGTGGGTGACATCTACATGGCCGATGGTCACACGATGGATGTGTATCTCGCTCATCCTGAGACTGGAGACTTATGGCGTGCTGAGCTGATTATCTGGATGGACGTGCGCAGCCGCTTCATTGTGGGCTGGGAGCTGACTGACTTTGAAAGTGCCGCGAATACCTTCAACTCATTGGTGCGCACTCTCACCAACCATGACCATGTGCCCGCAGTGATTTATATCGATAACGGCTGCGGCTATAAAAACCGCCTTGTGTGTGATGCTACAGCAGGGTTATACGCTCGAATGGATTTGTCTGTGCTGTTTGCTATCCCTGGCAACGCAAAAGCCAAAGGCCAGATTGAACGCTGGTTTCGCACTATGGAGGAGGACTTCTCAAAAATGGAGTTTCCTCGCTTTTATTGCGGCGCTGACCAAGCCGATGAAGTGCGCACTCGATTGGTGATGGAGGTCAAGCGTGCCAACAAGCAAGGTAAACCATCGCCTCTGCCCACCATCTTCGAGTGGCGAGAGAAGTTTGAGCACTGGCTCACCAAGTATCACAACAGGCCACACCCAGAGCTGAAACACACCACGCCCGCTGCAATGTTTGACTCGTTACGTCGCACGCCCGTTAACACGGACTTATGCGAGCTCATGAAGCGTCAGGAAAAGCGTAAGGTGGCACGCGGCATGGTGCGTTTGCACAACCGTGTTTATCGCCATGAGGCACTCTTAGCCCACAACGGTCAGGAAGTGATTGTGGCCTTTGATTGGTGGAACGATGAGCAAGTGACTATCCGCACCTCAGAGCAAGTACTGGTGTGTGATGCACCACTGATTGAACGCGCTGCCGTTGTCTCGACCTCCTTTATGCAAGATGCCAAAGACAAGCAGTTAGTCGGTCAAACGCGCCGTCTACAAGTGAAACTTGGTGAGATAGAAGCGCGCAATCGTCAAGCGCTGACTCACGATGAGCAGCTTCATCATATTAATGAGTTGACCATTGAAGGTGACTACACACTTATCGAAGACGATAGCCAAGTGCAAGGCGATGACGATGACTTGTTCGCACTTTGGATGGACGAGCAATAA
- a CDS encoding S24 family peptidase, protein MLYNVESVIERMMTVSGALSGRQLAEINGWALSSVSNWKARGSVPKSKVAQLSREHGIAEEWIWHGNKKDQTSHAECSHLDSVEHKSVSSKSSMYELLSSFLIQSGMPESQVSSIVKYVKQQQINTLQEGLPSATTDKVLPLSHAISIPTYDIQAAAGHGSYVWNEHPIGTVEQPTNKLARLGLKPEHLSVITAHGESMLRDFNHGDQLVLNHEKNTLSSEQSIYVVRVGDELLVKRWRWENDGTLVAVSSSDGWPEKRFDSDDVEVIAEVAYTIPASQPASQPASQPASQPKKDESAS, encoded by the coding sequence ATGTTGTATAATGTAGAATCTGTTATAGAGCGAATGATGACCGTATCAGGGGCTTTGTCTGGAAGGCAGTTAGCAGAGATCAATGGGTGGGCTCTATCGAGTGTTAGTAATTGGAAAGCGAGGGGAAGTGTACCTAAATCTAAAGTTGCACAGCTTTCTAGAGAGCATGGGATTGCAGAGGAGTGGATTTGGCACGGCAATAAAAAAGATCAAACTTCACATGCTGAATGTTCACATTTAGACTCTGTTGAACACAAAAGCGTGTCTAGTAAATCATCTATGTATGAGTTGTTAAGTTCTTTTCTAATTCAAAGTGGTATGCCTGAATCGCAAGTTAGCTCAATAGTAAAATATGTAAAGCAACAACAAATAAACACTCTTCAAGAAGGCCTTCCCTCTGCTACAACCGATAAAGTACTGCCTTTGAGTCACGCTATCAGCATACCAACATACGATATTCAAGCAGCCGCAGGCCATGGCTCCTATGTTTGGAATGAGCACCCCATCGGCACTGTCGAGCAGCCCACCAACAAGTTAGCTAGGCTTGGCTTAAAGCCAGAGCATTTAAGTGTGATCACCGCTCATGGTGAGTCGATGCTGCGAGATTTTAACCACGGCGACCAGTTGGTGCTCAACCATGAAAAAAACACACTCTCCTCAGAGCAAAGCATTTATGTGGTTCGTGTGGGGGATGAGCTGTTGGTGAAACGTTGGCGTTGGGAAAACGATGGTACGCTCGTCGCGGTCAGCTCGTCGGATGGCTGGCCAGAGAAGCGCTTTGATAGTGATGATGTTGAGGTTATCGCAGAGGTCGCTTATACCATCCCAGCCAGCCAGCCAGCCAGCCAGCCAGCCAGCCAGCCAGCCAGCCAGCCAAAAAAGGATGAAAGTGCAAGTTAG
- a CDS encoding capsid cement protein produces the protein MPGLERAVTNLTFTCIGKVTSGYFMNVNRTQADSGDDVWGVVRTDGTDEPVSVAISGDTQAYASGAFSEGDELEVGDGGTVVKFSGAGKAVGRAFEDAEPGDCPRILVYQTK, from the coding sequence ATGCCTGGATTAGAGCGAGCAGTAACAAATTTAACGTTTACCTGTATAGGTAAGGTGACCTCGGGTTATTTCATGAATGTCAATCGAACCCAAGCGGATAGCGGGGATGACGTTTGGGGTGTTGTCCGAACAGATGGCACAGATGAGCCTGTTTCAGTGGCTATATCTGGTGATACGCAAGCGTATGCGTCGGGTGCTTTCTCTGAAGGAGATGAGTTGGAAGTGGGTGATGGTGGAACCGTTGTTAAGTTTTCCGGCGCTGGTAAAGCAGTCGGTCGTGCATTTGAAGATGCTGAGCCTGGCGACTGTCCACGTATCTTGGTTTATCAGACCAAGTAA
- a CDS encoding phage protein Gp36 family protein — protein MYCTGAQMCEFYGSDHMADITEPRAPHDPDLITGDLLYYVALIDQEPPSTHIEPEYSDEELAAAESALDNIKVAINAASREADGYLLKQYGHRMKDGQFVAALLKETTLPEMVGDIARERIASRASLSQETIEERAKAARKWLSDVAVGKVELGVQSEKVRYHNHRRVAHTANSSIDWSSY, from the coding sequence ATGTACTGCACAGGTGCACAAATGTGCGAGTTCTACGGTAGCGACCACATGGCCGACATCACTGAGCCACGTGCACCTCATGATCCAGATTTAATTACGGGTGACTTGCTCTACTACGTTGCGCTCATTGACCAAGAGCCGCCTTCAACTCATATCGAGCCAGAGTATAGCGATGAAGAGTTAGCTGCGGCTGAGTCAGCGTTAGACAACATCAAGGTGGCGATTAATGCTGCAAGCCGTGAAGCCGATGGCTACTTGCTTAAGCAATATGGCCACCGCATGAAAGATGGCCAATTTGTAGCGGCACTTTTGAAAGAAACCACGCTGCCGGAAATGGTCGGTGACATTGCCAGAGAGCGCATCGCAAGTCGTGCCTCGTTATCACAGGAGACCATTGAAGAGCGAGCAAAAGCCGCTCGTAAATGGCTCAGTGATGTGGCTGTCGGCAAGGTCGAGCTAGGCGTGCAAAGTGAAAAGGTGCGTTATCACAACCACAGGCGTGTCGCACATACAGCGAACAGCAGCATAGATTGGAGCTCGTACTGA
- a CDS encoding phage virion morphogenesis protein, translating into MAGVQLVLQGDLSPIEQALNGLLMRLESPQDMLDEMGAAMVNQTILRFNSERGPDGISWIPSIRAMLEGGKTLQDSGRLRHSITHNTLPSSVEWGSNVVYAAIHQLGGKAGRHRSVTIDAREYLGLNKSDEQILGDIALRYMVAGFGNE; encoded by the coding sequence ATGGCTGGCGTGCAACTGGTTTTGCAGGGCGATTTAAGTCCGATTGAACAGGCATTAAATGGACTGTTAATGCGCTTGGAGTCACCACAAGACATGCTTGATGAAATGGGCGCGGCCATGGTGAACCAAACCATTTTGCGTTTTAACTCTGAGCGCGGCCCTGATGGTATCTCGTGGATACCCAGCATCAGAGCCATGCTTGAAGGCGGAAAGACACTGCAAGATAGCGGCAGGCTTCGTCATTCCATCACACATAACACGCTGCCTAGCAGTGTTGAATGGGGCAGCAATGTGGTTTATGCAGCGATACATCAACTCGGTGGTAAAGCAGGTCGACATCGCAGTGTCACCATTGATGCGCGTGAGTACCTGGGTTTAAACAAGAGTGATGAACAAATTCTCGGTGATATCGCATTGAGATACATGGTTGCAGGGTTTGGCAATGAATAA
- a CDS encoding phage baseplate assembly protein V produces the protein MDVIDNLLERLSKLEQMMRQVFVRGRVHAIAPQKPALIVNYGSDEKPMLTEWLSPIGIRNGKHGKTWWFPEVGEPVCVISNGDLTMGVVVPATYFKGGAPSVDPELCFTQWSEGALMSYHRQSKKMTLTLPEGAVAEITIPESVNLTTTTFNIDAQDLNLTGNVWIGGSAEIESDAFIGGTTMSMGALSSAASISDPTRTMSEDREIYNTHDHNNGNPVTGPANQKQ, from the coding sequence ATGGACGTGATTGATAACCTATTAGAAAGGCTATCAAAGCTCGAGCAAATGATGCGTCAGGTATTCGTCCGTGGTCGAGTTCATGCCATCGCTCCCCAGAAGCCGGCTTTGATCGTGAATTACGGCTCAGATGAAAAGCCCATGCTCACGGAATGGCTGAGTCCTATCGGAATTCGAAATGGCAAACATGGAAAAACGTGGTGGTTTCCTGAGGTAGGTGAGCCTGTATGTGTCATTTCGAATGGCGATTTAACGATGGGAGTGGTCGTTCCCGCAACCTATTTTAAAGGTGGTGCCCCTTCTGTTGATCCAGAGTTGTGTTTCACGCAGTGGTCAGAAGGCGCGTTAATGAGTTACCACCGTCAAAGTAAAAAAATGACCTTAACACTGCCAGAAGGGGCAGTGGCAGAGATTACGATACCCGAAAGCGTCAACTTGACGACCACCACATTCAATATTGACGCGCAGGATTTGAACCTCACTGGGAATGTCTGGATTGGCGGTAGTGCAGAGATAGAAAGTGATGCATTTATCGGCGGGACGACGATGAGCATGGGCGCTCTATCGAGTGCAGCATCAATCAGCGATCCAACACGAACCATGTCAGAAGACCGTGAGATTTATAACACCCACGACCACAACAACGGCAATCCAGTAACAGGCCCAGCAAACCAGAAGCAGTAG